In Massilia violaceinigra, one DNA window encodes the following:
- a CDS encoding hemin-degrading factor — protein sequence MKRLRTLPLAIAGALLVLAGHAGAATLSERWSALRTEQPKVMIRDAARTLGVSEAELLATGIGSTVTRLRSDGNDPREIMRRALDLGTVLALTRNENGVIERTGVATKVKPQPEDDKDAKEAAKDEEREARQRNIAGGYLGGEIDLRFTFSKWKHAFAVAQPGADGVVKRSLQFFDENGAAIHKIYPKDAAGVAVFDKLVADFRHPDQNAALKVPARAPKAAELADSKVDVKEFQQAWNEMSDVHQFNRLLTEFKITREQAMRLAPAGMVQRLKPEAVRTLLDEAAKQQLPIMSFLGNGAVIQIFSGKITKTAASPGWYNVLDPAFNLHLRETAFKSGWVVRRAGVTSVEFYDNEGEQVVSFFGVRERGQPQPKSWVDLTAALPKG from the coding sequence ATGAAACGCCTACGCACCCTTCCGCTGGCCATTGCCGGCGCCCTGCTTGTCCTGGCGGGCCACGCCGGCGCCGCCACCCTGTCCGAGCGCTGGAGCGCGCTGCGCACCGAACAGCCCAAGGTGATGATCCGCGACGCTGCGCGCACGCTCGGCGTATCGGAAGCCGAACTGCTGGCTACCGGCATCGGCAGCACGGTCACCCGCCTGCGCAGCGACGGCAACGACCCGCGCGAGATCATGCGCCGCGCGCTCGACCTGGGCACCGTGCTGGCACTGACGCGCAACGAAAATGGCGTGATCGAACGCACCGGCGTGGCCACCAAGGTCAAGCCGCAGCCGGAGGACGACAAGGACGCGAAGGAAGCGGCGAAGGACGAAGAACGCGAAGCGCGCCAGCGCAACATCGCCGGCGGCTACCTCGGTGGCGAGATCGACCTGCGCTTCACGTTCTCGAAGTGGAAGCACGCCTTCGCGGTGGCGCAGCCGGGCGCCGACGGCGTGGTCAAACGCAGCCTCCAGTTCTTCGACGAGAACGGCGCCGCGATCCACAAGATCTATCCGAAAGATGCCGCCGGCGTGGCCGTGTTCGACAAGCTGGTGGCCGACTTCCGCCATCCCGACCAGAACGCGGCATTGAAAGTGCCGGCGCGCGCACCCAAGGCCGCCGAACTGGCCGACAGCAAGGTCGATGTGAAGGAATTCCAGCAAGCCTGGAACGAGATGAGCGACGTGCACCAGTTCAACCGCCTGCTGACCGAGTTCAAGATCACGCGCGAACAGGCGATGCGCCTGGCGCCGGCCGGCATGGTGCAGCGCCTCAAACCCGAAGCGGTCCGCACCCTGCTCGATGAAGCGGCCAAACAGCAGCTGCCGATCATGTCATTCCTGGGCAACGGCGCGGTGATCCAGATCTTCAGCGGCAAGATCACCAAGACGGCGGCGAGCCCGGGCTGGTACAACGTGCTCGATCCAGCCTTCAACCTGCACCTGCGCGAAACCGCCTTCAAGAGCGGCTGGGTGGTGCGGCGCGCCGGCGTGACCTCGGTCGAGTTCTACGACAACGAGGGCGAACAGGTGGTGAGCTTTTTCGGTGTGCGCGAACGCGGCCAACCGCAGC
- a CDS encoding TonB-dependent receptor domain-containing protein, whose translation MITSTPIAARASARRPASAPLRRVLGTTLNATLLAVIGTGAAHAQSPRAPQQLSGIVVTQAREKTHDALQGSVVVISAEELARRNAGDMSAIARYEPLVSVPAAFSGSGSVWDGAGNTGFNIRGVEGNRVSLDIDGIALPDAAPKPDGTAMNTFGIGRDYFDPAMFREVRIGSGTGAAAAGTPGLAGSVAFVTKSPGDYLSDDKRSYLAYALGYSDANKSRSHSLTGAARMGSLDALAVAVHRSGKETENKGSVPANPDDWDSNALLAKFQWTPMQGQRIGLTLDGYERDNARSYVNKTGGLYPNGVQQDSRTKRTRVSLEHRMTGATHGLFDTLESRVYVQDASVDDRTRARYITGNQPYLRNIDTGYFNKSVGAGADASLKLGESLSLAYGAAYEQSETRRPWLEDRTVIASGAHQIMVKNRMADMDSDKASAYLRGEFGFTLGGYAVTLTPGLRAEYRKLTPRNLTGYLIAVPAAAGEIKTESDAYATPSLNLAVALAPDLSVYARLNRGARLPTAAERTGTYDSFSYTGSGVGYAVLGNPNLKKETSQAFEAGLKSSPAKGMRISASVFRTEYKNFIDYVTQAPDPVNYPTITRGLYRPQNNGSARTWGGEASLRAELGTWSAPLAGYSIAAAAGVSHGKARDSSTSKEGELASTLPRKASATVAYDAPNDAYGVSLSAVATAGKQPASDTVGDVSTRRFRIAGATVADLAAYWNIGKHVKLHVGIYNLGDKRYWDYAASRSLAAGLDAATLADIERQARPGRNAAAMLTFQY comes from the coding sequence ATGATCACTTCGACCCCGATTGCGGCACGCGCTTCTGCGCGCCGGCCCGCTTCCGCACCACTGCGCCGTGTTCTCGGCACCACCCTCAATGCCACGCTGCTGGCCGTGATCGGCACCGGCGCGGCCCATGCGCAAAGCCCGCGCGCGCCGCAGCAGTTGTCCGGCATCGTCGTCACGCAAGCGCGCGAGAAGACGCACGATGCGCTGCAAGGCAGCGTGGTCGTCATCAGCGCCGAGGAGCTGGCGCGCCGTAACGCGGGCGACATGAGCGCCATCGCGCGCTACGAGCCGCTGGTCAGCGTGCCGGCGGCGTTCAGCGGCAGCGGCAGCGTGTGGGATGGGGCGGGGAACACCGGCTTCAATATCCGCGGCGTCGAAGGCAACCGGGTCAGCCTGGACATCGACGGCATCGCCCTGCCCGACGCCGCGCCCAAGCCGGACGGCACCGCCATGAACACCTTCGGCATCGGGCGCGACTACTTCGATCCGGCCATGTTCCGCGAAGTGCGGATCGGCTCCGGCACGGGCGCGGCGGCGGCGGGCACGCCCGGCCTGGCCGGCAGCGTTGCCTTTGTCACCAAGTCGCCAGGCGACTATCTGAGCGACGACAAGCGCAGCTACCTGGCGTACGCGCTCGGCTACAGCGATGCCAACAAGAGCCGCTCGCACAGCCTGACCGGCGCGGCCCGGATGGGGTCACTCGATGCGCTGGCGGTGGCCGTGCACCGCAGCGGCAAGGAGACCGAAAACAAGGGCAGCGTGCCGGCCAATCCGGACGACTGGGACTCGAACGCGCTGCTGGCCAAATTCCAGTGGACCCCGATGCAGGGCCAGCGCATCGGCCTGACCCTGGACGGCTATGAGCGCGACAACGCGCGCAGCTACGTCAACAAGACCGGCGGCCTGTACCCGAATGGCGTGCAGCAGGATTCGCGCACCAAACGCACCCGCGTCAGCCTGGAGCACCGCATGACCGGCGCCACCCACGGCCTGTTCGACACGCTGGAGAGCCGCGTGTACGTGCAGGACGCCAGCGTCGACGACCGCACCCGCGCGCGCTACATCACCGGCAACCAGCCCTACCTGCGCAACATCGACACCGGCTACTTCAACAAGAGCGTCGGCGCGGGGGCCGACGCCTCCCTGAAGCTGGGCGAGTCGCTCAGCCTGGCCTACGGGGCCGCCTACGAACAGTCCGAAACGCGCCGTCCGTGGCTGGAAGACCGCACCGTCATCGCCAGCGGCGCGCACCAGATCATGGTGAAAAACCGCATGGCCGACATGGACAGCGACAAGGCCAGCGCCTACCTGCGCGGCGAATTCGGCTTCACGCTGGGCGGCTACGCAGTCACGCTCACGCCGGGTCTGCGCGCGGAATACCGCAAGCTCACACCCAGGAACCTGACCGGCTACCTGATCGCGGTACCCGCGGCGGCCGGTGAAATCAAGACCGAGAGCGACGCCTACGCCACCCCTAGCCTGAACCTGGCCGTCGCCCTGGCGCCCGACCTGTCGGTGTATGCGCGCCTCAATCGCGGCGCGCGCCTGCCCACGGCGGCGGAACGCACCGGCACCTACGACTCGTTCAGCTACACCGGATCGGGGGTCGGCTACGCCGTGCTGGGCAACCCGAACCTGAAGAAGGAAACCAGCCAGGCCTTCGAAGCGGGCCTGAAAAGCAGCCCTGCCAAGGGCATGCGGATCAGCGCCTCGGTGTTTCGCACCGAGTACAAGAATTTCATCGACTACGTGACGCAAGCGCCGGACCCGGTCAATTACCCCACCATCACGCGCGGCCTGTACCGGCCGCAGAACAATGGCAGCGCGCGCACCTGGGGCGGCGAAGCCTCGCTGCGCGCGGAACTGGGCACGTGGTCGGCGCCGCTGGCCGGCTACAGCATCGCCGCCGCGGCCGGCGTCTCGCACGGCAAGGCGCGTGACAGCAGCACCAGCAAGGAAGGCGAACTGGCCTCCACCCTGCCGCGCAAGGCCAGCGCCACGGTCGCCTACGATGCGCCGAACGATGCGTACGGCGTCTCGCTGAGCGCCGTCGCCACTGCCGGCAAGCAGCCGGCGTCGGATACCGTCGGCGACGTCAGCACGCGGCGCTTCCGCATCGCCGGCGCCACCGTGGCCGATCTTGCCGCGTACTGGAACATCGGCAAGCACGTCAAGCTCCATGTCGGCATCTACAACCTGGGCGACAAGCGCTATTGGGATTACGCGGCCTCGCGCTCGCTCGCTGCCGGCCTTGACGCCGCCACGCTGGCCGACATCGAACGCCAGGCGCGTCCCGGCCGCAATGCGGCGGCCATGCTGACGTTCCAGTATTAA
- a CDS encoding S1C family serine protease, with product MNISRIAVAAILAAASLLAHAAQDATSSASPAAPVAAIPANLENSVVKVFATLRRPDPYKPWTKASPQEVTGSGVVIEGKRILTNAHVVGYASQVQVQASQAGGKVSATVVAVARGIDLAILKLDDESFFDTHAPVSRASVLPDVRDQVFAYGYPTGGTSLSITKGIVSRIEFANYSMGTTGLRIQIDAAINPGNSGGPAIANDKMVGLAFGGAANTQNIGYIIPNEEVDLFLRDVADGKYDGKPSLTDEVQTLENPVLREFLKLGKDVSGAVVQRPNQNDAAYPLKEWDVITHIGDSPIDNQGMVKLGTNLRVRFQYRVQQVTKDGAVPLTVVRAGKSMNVRVPAVGGRKLLIPDLNNGYPSYFIYGPIVFSRASTDFLAFLNSNVTNMAAASYMANPLVTRRGDPPTPERQELVVVSSPFFPHKSVAGYSNRFGSVIYSVNKVPVRSLAHMVQLLRDSKDELIVLHFDQRGGETIVVRRKDMIDATEGILSDNGIRLQGSQDMMDVWNRK from the coding sequence ATGAACATATCGCGTATCGCCGTTGCCGCCATCCTTGCCGCGGCAAGCCTGCTGGCCCATGCCGCACAAGACGCCACCAGCAGCGCGTCGCCGGCCGCGCCGGTGGCCGCCATTCCCGCCAATCTCGAAAACTCGGTCGTCAAGGTGTTTGCCACGCTGCGCCGTCCCGACCCGTACAAGCCATGGACCAAGGCCTCGCCGCAAGAGGTGACCGGCTCCGGCGTGGTCATCGAAGGCAAGCGCATTCTTACCAACGCCCACGTGGTCGGCTATGCCAGCCAGGTCCAGGTGCAGGCCAGCCAGGCCGGCGGCAAGGTATCGGCCACGGTGGTGGCGGTTGCGCGCGGAATCGACCTGGCCATCCTCAAGCTCGATGACGAATCGTTCTTCGACACCCACGCGCCGGTGTCGCGCGCCAGCGTGCTGCCGGACGTGCGCGACCAGGTGTTCGCCTATGGCTACCCGACCGGCGGCACCTCGCTGTCGATCACCAAGGGGATCGTCTCGCGCATCGAATTCGCCAACTACAGCATGGGCACCACCGGCCTGCGCATCCAGATCGATGCCGCCATCAACCCGGGCAACAGCGGCGGCCCGGCGATTGCCAACGACAAGATGGTAGGCCTGGCCTTCGGCGGCGCCGCCAACACGCAGAACATTGGCTACATCATCCCCAACGAAGAAGTGGACCTGTTCCTGCGCGACGTCGCCGACGGCAAGTACGACGGCAAGCCATCCCTGACCGACGAAGTGCAGACGCTGGAAAATCCGGTCCTGCGCGAGTTCCTCAAGCTCGGCAAGGACGTCTCCGGCGCCGTGGTGCAGCGGCCCAACCAGAACGACGCCGCCTATCCGCTCAAGGAATGGGACGTGATCACCCATATCGGCGATTCGCCGATCGACAACCAGGGCATGGTCAAGCTGGGCACCAATCTGCGCGTGCGCTTCCAGTACCGCGTGCAGCAGGTGACGAAAGATGGGGCGGTGCCGCTGACGGTTGTCCGCGCCGGCAAGAGCATGAACGTCAGGGTGCCGGCCGTGGGCGGACGCAAGCTGCTCATTCCGGACCTGAACAACGGCTACCCGTCGTACTTCATCTACGGGCCGATCGTGTTCTCGCGCGCCAGCACCGACTTCCTGGCCTTCCTCAACTCGAACGTTACCAACATGGCGGCGGCCAGCTACATGGCCAACCCGCTGGTGACGCGCCGCGGCGACCCGCCGACGCCGGAGCGCCAGGAACTGGTCGTGGTCAGCTCGCCCTTCTTCCCGCATAAATCGGTGGCCGGCTACTCCAACCGTTTCGGCTCGGTGATCTACTCGGTCAACAAGGTCCCCGTGCGCAGCCTGGCCCACATGGTGCAGCTGCTGCGCGACTCGAAGGATGAGCTGATCGTGCTGCACTTCGACCAGCGCGGCGGCGAAACCATCGTCGTACGGCGCAAGGACATGATCGACGCCACCGAAGGCATCCTCTCCGATAACGGCATCCGCCTGCAGGGCAGCCAGGACATGATGGATGTCTGGAATCGCAAGTAA
- a CDS encoding class I SAM-dependent methyltransferase: MKQLILATMMAAGMAGAAHADDALKAAIANTERTPANVARDAARHPYETLTFFGIKPTMTVVELSPGGGWYTEILAPYLRDKGKLIVAGESPTSAKEGARKYAANLTKKLESKPAMFDKVQRGVFEVPTTYDFAKPGSADLVVTFRNLHNWMGNGDDKVKEVFKKVHDSLKSGGVFGVVEHRAPAGKEPKADTGYVQEAYVIKMAESVGFKLAGKSEVNANPKDKADHNKGVWALPPVLANKDVDREKYLAIGESDRMTLKFVKP; encoded by the coding sequence ATGAAACAACTGATCCTGGCCACGATGATGGCCGCTGGCATGGCCGGCGCAGCCCACGCCGATGACGCACTCAAGGCAGCCATCGCCAATACCGAGCGCACACCCGCCAACGTCGCGCGCGACGCCGCCCGTCATCCATACGAAACGCTGACCTTTTTCGGCATCAAGCCGACCATGACCGTGGTCGAGCTGTCGCCGGGCGGCGGCTGGTACACCGAAATCCTGGCTCCCTACCTGCGCGACAAGGGCAAGCTGATCGTCGCCGGCGAGTCGCCGACGTCGGCCAAGGAAGGCGCGCGCAAGTACGCGGCCAACCTGACCAAGAAGCTTGAATCGAAGCCGGCCATGTTCGACAAGGTCCAGCGCGGCGTGTTCGAAGTGCCGACCACGTACGACTTCGCCAAGCCGGGCAGCGCCGATCTGGTGGTCACCTTCCGCAACCTCCACAACTGGATGGGCAATGGCGACGACAAGGTCAAGGAAGTGTTCAAGAAGGTCCACGACAGCCTGAAATCGGGCGGCGTGTTCGGCGTGGTGGAACACCGTGCCCCGGCCGGCAAGGAGCCGAAAGCCGATACCGGCTACGTGCAGGAAGCGTACGTGATCAAGATGGCCGAAAGCGTCGGCTTCAAGCTCGCCGGCAAATCGGAAGTGAACGCCAACCCCAAGGACAAGGCTGACCACAACAAGGGCGTGTGGGCCCTGCCGCCGGTGCTGGCCAATAAGGATGTCGATCGCGAGAAATACCTGGCGATCGGCGAGAGCGACCGCATGACGCTCAAGTTCGTAAAGCCTTAA
- a CDS encoding TldD/PmbA family protein, producing the protein MERRAFLNISGLALGTMLVPVFGNAIAAEELLNPLAAKFKKTLADVALNAATGAGASYCDVRIGRYLNQFITTRDLNVESVTNTESAGVGVRVLCNGAYGFAATSDMSPDAVAGAARQAVAIAKANAKLQSEPVRLAPVKGVGEVAWATPIKKDWRTVPIKEKAELLIAANKAGMDGGASFMQSLMFQVNQQKYFASTDGSYIDQDVHRMWMPVFATAVDKATNKFRSRQGLSTPVGMGYEYLDARFDDKIKAAGGVCTLYKNSYDLIEDARACGRQAKEKLTAKSVAPGKYDLVLSPEHLYLTIHESVGHPTELDRVLGYEANYAGTSFATLDKWETKKFKYGSERVNIVADKVEPGSLGAVGYDDEGVPGKRWDIIKDGILVNYQATRDQAHIIGEKESHGCSYADSWSSVQFQRMPNISLQPGKAKLTPDQMVKDVKKGIYIVGAGSFSIDQQRYNFQFGGQLFYEINNGKIGAPLEDVAYQSNTQEFWNACGAICDESDWRMGGSFFDGKGQPSQVSTVSHGSSTARFNGINVINTARKIG; encoded by the coding sequence ATGGAACGACGTGCTTTTCTCAATATCAGCGGCCTCGCATTGGGCACGATGCTGGTGCCGGTCTTCGGCAATGCCATCGCCGCTGAAGAATTACTCAATCCCCTCGCGGCAAAGTTCAAGAAGACCCTGGCCGACGTGGCCCTTAACGCCGCCACCGGCGCCGGCGCCAGCTATTGCGACGTGCGCATCGGCCGCTACCTGAACCAGTTCATCACCACGCGCGACCTGAATGTCGAAAGCGTGACCAATACCGAATCGGCCGGCGTGGGCGTGCGTGTGCTGTGCAACGGCGCCTACGGCTTTGCCGCCACCTCCGACATGTCGCCCGATGCGGTGGCCGGCGCCGCGCGCCAGGCGGTCGCCATCGCCAAGGCCAACGCCAAGCTGCAATCCGAACCGGTGCGCCTGGCGCCCGTGAAGGGCGTGGGCGAAGTGGCGTGGGCCACCCCGATCAAGAAGGACTGGCGCACGGTCCCCATCAAGGAAAAAGCCGAGCTGCTGATCGCCGCCAACAAGGCTGGCATGGATGGCGGCGCGAGCTTCATGCAGTCGCTGATGTTCCAGGTGAACCAGCAAAAGTATTTCGCCTCGACCGATGGCTCCTACATCGACCAGGACGTGCACCGCATGTGGATGCCGGTGTTCGCCACCGCCGTCGACAAGGCCACCAACAAATTCCGCTCGCGCCAGGGCTTGTCCACGCCGGTCGGCATGGGCTACGAATACCTCGACGCGCGCTTTGATGACAAGATCAAGGCCGCCGGCGGCGTGTGCACCCTGTACAAGAATTCGTACGACCTGATCGAAGATGCGCGTGCCTGCGGGCGCCAGGCCAAGGAAAAGCTGACCGCCAAGTCGGTCGCGCCGGGCAAATACGACCTGGTGCTCTCGCCAGAGCACCTGTACCTGACCATCCACGAATCGGTGGGCCACCCGACCGAACTCGATCGCGTGCTGGGCTACGAGGCCAATTACGCCGGTACCAGCTTCGCCACCCTCGACAAGTGGGAAACGAAGAAATTCAAGTACGGCTCCGAGCGCGTGAACATCGTGGCCGACAAGGTCGAACCAGGCTCGCTGGGCGCGGTCGGCTACGACGACGAAGGCGTGCCGGGCAAGCGCTGGGACATCATCAAGGACGGCATTTTGGTGAACTACCAGGCCACCCGCGACCAGGCCCACATCATCGGCGAGAAGGAGTCGCACGGCTGCTCGTATGCCGACAGCTGGAGCAGCGTGCAGTTCCAGCGCATGCCCAACATTTCGCTGCAGCCGGGTAAAGCCAAGCTCACGCCCGACCAGATGGTCAAGGATGTCAAGAAGGGCATCTACATCGTCGGCGCGGGCTCGTTCTCGATCGACCAGCAGCGCTACAACTTCCAGTTCGGCGGCCAGTTGTTCTATGAAATCAACAACGGCAAGATCGGTGCGCCGCTCGAAGACGTGGCCTACCAGTCGAATACCCAGGAATTCTGGAACGCCTGCGGCGCCATCTGCGACGAGAGCGACTGGCGCATGGGCGGCTCCTTCTTCGACGGCAAAGGCCAGCCAAGCCAGGTCAGCACGGTGTCGCACGGGTCGAGCACGGCGCGCTTTAACGGCATCAACGTCATCAACACCGCACGCAAGATCGGCTAA
- a CDS encoding TldD/PmbA family protein, translating into MKVLTQEESKRIVNRVMSLTKADECTVRVTGGRTGNIRYARNNVSTAGLVDDASLVVQVAYGKRQGTASINEFDDKSLEKVVRRAEDLARLAPENPEFMPAVSKQAYKASETFSRATAAIDPEFRAQTAAYSIEASRKNKLVCAGFFTDSHSFQTIANSNGVFGYQEKTNIDFTCTVRTEDGRGSGWVKRSATDVARFDAREASDVAIEKALRSVDAKALEPGRYTVILEPAATSDLIGFMLGGFDARQADEGRSFLSKKGGGTRLGDKLFDAQVNIWSDPWDKDVPVMPWDTGNMLARERMNLIKDGKVSALDYSLFWANKKGVRAIGAPGNMIMGGTSKSTAELIASTKKGVLVTRTWYIREVDPQSVLLTGLTRDGTFYIENGKIKYPIKNFRFNESPVTMLNNIEAIGKPQVIAGDEVPYSMLIPPMKVRDFNFTSLSDAV; encoded by the coding sequence ATGAAAGTTCTGACTCAAGAAGAAAGCAAGCGTATCGTCAACCGCGTCATGTCGCTGACCAAGGCGGATGAATGCACCGTCCGCGTGACGGGCGGGCGCACCGGTAACATCCGCTATGCGCGCAACAACGTCTCGACCGCGGGGCTGGTGGACGACGCCTCGCTGGTGGTGCAGGTCGCGTACGGCAAACGCCAGGGTACCGCCAGCATCAACGAATTCGACGACAAGTCGCTCGAAAAAGTCGTGCGCCGTGCCGAGGACCTGGCGCGCCTGGCGCCGGAAAACCCGGAGTTCATGCCGGCCGTCTCGAAGCAGGCGTACAAGGCGTCGGAAACGTTCAGCCGCGCCACCGCCGCCATCGATCCGGAGTTCCGCGCCCAGACCGCCGCCTACAGCATCGAGGCAAGCCGCAAGAACAAGCTGGTATGCGCCGGTTTCTTCACCGACAGCCACTCGTTCCAGACCATCGCCAATTCGAACGGCGTGTTCGGGTACCAGGAAAAGACCAACATCGATTTCACCTGCACCGTGCGCACCGAAGACGGGCGCGGGTCGGGCTGGGTCAAGCGTTCCGCCACCGACGTGGCGCGCTTCGATGCGCGCGAAGCGTCCGACGTGGCGATCGAAAAAGCCCTGCGTTCGGTCGACGCCAAGGCGCTCGAACCGGGCCGCTACACGGTCATCCTGGAGCCGGCCGCAACGTCGGACCTGATCGGCTTCATGCTCGGTGGTTTCGATGCGCGCCAGGCTGACGAGGGCCGCAGCTTTTTGTCGAAGAAGGGCGGCGGCACGCGCCTGGGCGACAAGCTGTTCGATGCGCAGGTCAATATCTGGTCGGACCCGTGGGACAAGGATGTGCCGGTCATGCCCTGGGATACGGGCAACATGCTGGCGCGCGAGCGCATGAACCTGATCAAGGATGGCAAGGTGTCGGCGCTCGACTATTCGCTGTTCTGGGCGAACAAGAAAGGCGTGCGCGCCATTGGCGCGCCGGGGAATATGATCATGGGCGGGACCAGCAAATCGACCGCGGAACTGATCGCCAGTACCAAGAAGGGCGTGCTGGTCACGCGCACCTGGTACATTCGCGAGGTGGACCCGCAGTCGGTGCTGCTGACCGGTTTGACGCGCGACGGCACGTTCTATATCGAGAATGGCAAGATCAAGTATCCGATCAAGAATTTCCGCTTCAACGAAAGCCCGGTGACGATGTTGAACAATATCGAGGCGATCGGCAAGCCGCAGGTGATCGCGGGCGACGAGGTGCCGTATTCGATGCTGATTCCGCCGATGAAGGTCAGGGATTTTAACTTTACGTCGTTGTCGGACGCGGTTTAA
- a CDS encoding TldD/PmbA family protein: MERRTFLKISSGAAGAIMVPVFGNAIAAEELMNPVAIAFKKSLADAAMNAATKAGASYCDVRIGRYLNQFITTRDLSVENIVNTESSGVGVRVIANGAYGFASTNDMSLDSVAAAARQAVAIARANSKLQSEPLRMAPVKGVGEVAWTTPFTRDWRTVPIKDKADMLIAANKAGLDAGASFMTSTLFQVNQQKYFASTDGSYIDQDIHRLWAPLTATAVDKASNRFRTRDSLAAPAGMGYEYFDARPADKIKAAGGVATLYTRSYDIVEDARAAGRQAREKLTAKTVEPGKYDLVLSPEHLFLTIHESVGHPTELDRVLGYEANYAGTSFATLDKWQTKKFKFGADRVNFIADKNEPGSLGAVGYDDEGVPAKRWDIIKDGVLVNYQATRDQAHIIGEKESHGCSYADSWNSVQFQRMPNISLAAGKERLSPDEMIKDVKKGIYILGRGSYSIDQQRYNFQFGGQLYFEIKNGKITAPLEDVAYQSNTQEFWNACSAICDQRDWRMGGSFFDGKGQPSQVSAVSHGSSTTRFNGINVINTARKIG; the protein is encoded by the coding sequence GTGGAACGACGTACCTTCCTCAAAATCAGCAGCGGCGCTGCCGGCGCCATCATGGTGCCCGTGTTCGGTAACGCCATCGCGGCCGAAGAATTAATGAACCCGGTCGCCATCGCGTTCAAAAAGTCGCTGGCCGACGCTGCGATGAACGCCGCCACCAAGGCCGGCGCGAGCTACTGCGACGTGCGCATCGGCCGCTACCTGAACCAGTTCATCACCACGCGCGACCTGAGCGTGGAAAACATCGTCAACACCGAATCGTCCGGCGTGGGCGTGCGCGTGATCGCCAACGGCGCTTACGGCTTCGCCTCGACCAACGACATGTCGTTAGATAGCGTCGCCGCCGCCGCGCGCCAGGCGGTCGCCATCGCGCGTGCCAACAGCAAGCTGCAAAGCGAGCCGCTGCGTATGGCACCGGTCAAGGGCGTGGGCGAAGTGGCATGGACCACGCCGTTTACCCGCGACTGGCGCACAGTGCCCATCAAGGACAAGGCCGATATGCTGATCGCGGCCAACAAGGCGGGCCTGGACGCCGGCGCCAGCTTCATGACCTCGACCCTGTTCCAGGTCAATCAGCAAAAATACTTCGCCTCCACCGACGGCTCCTACATCGACCAGGACATCCACCGGCTGTGGGCGCCGCTGACCGCCACCGCCGTCGACAAGGCCAGCAACCGGTTCCGCACACGCGACAGCCTGGCCGCGCCGGCCGGCATGGGCTACGAATACTTCGACGCCCGGCCGGCGGACAAGATCAAGGCCGCCGGCGGCGTCGCCACGCTCTACACCAGGTCCTACGACATCGTGGAAGACGCGCGTGCCGCCGGCCGCCAGGCGCGCGAAAAACTGACCGCCAAGACGGTCGAACCGGGCAAGTACGACCTGGTGCTCTCGCCGGAACACCTGTTCCTGACCATCCACGAGTCGGTTGGCCATCCGACGGAACTGGACCGCGTGCTGGGCTACGAAGCCAACTACGCCGGCACCAGCTTCGCTACGCTCGATAAGTGGCAGACCAAAAAATTCAAGTTCGGCGCCGACCGGGTCAACTTCATCGCCGACAAAAACGAACCGGGTTCGCTCGGCGCGGTGGGCTACGACGATGAAGGCGTGCCGGCCAAGCGCTGGGACATCATCAAGGACGGCGTGCTGGTGAACTACCAGGCCACGCGCGACCAGGCCCACATCATCGGCGAGAAGGAGTCGCACGGCTGCTCGTATGCCGACAGCTGGAACAGCGTGCAATTCCAGCGCATGCCGAACATTTCGCTCGCCGCCGGCAAGGAGCGCTTGAGTCCCGACGAGATGATCAAGGACGTCAAGAAGGGCATCTACATCCTCGGGCGCGGCTCGTACTCGATCGACCAGCAGCGCTACAACTTCCAGTTCGGTGGCCAGCTGTACTTCGAGATCAAGAACGGCAAGATCACCGCCCCCCTGGAAGACGTGGCTTACCAGTCGAATACCCAGGAATTCTGGAACGCCTGCAGCGCCATCTGTGACCAGCGCGACTGGCGCATGGGCGGCTCGTTCTTCGACGGCAAAGGGCAGCCCAGCCAGGTCAGCGCGGTCTCGCACGGATCAAGCACCACCCGTTTCAACGGCATCAACGTCATCAACACCGCTCGCAAGATCGGCTAA